The Styela clava chromosome 13, kaStyClav1.hap1.2, whole genome shotgun sequence genome has a window encoding:
- the LOC120332765 gene encoding amino acid transporter heavy chain SLC3A1-like, producing MDNSGYVGESGVTSFSLPSPDDHSGNVPPSSAHEDLEDVKVKIDSSRSSSLSASTLDSDGPYAGMPKEVLLQYSRQAKFVWARNILTALVLLTILTLIALVIAVVVISPPCLEFWQTSPIYQIYPKSYLDADGNDGYGDLKGIIEKLDYLNDDLGVKVLWLNPVYASPQVDNGYDISDFRDIYPEFGTMEDMDNLIIEMHNRGMKLLMDFVPNHSSDKHKWFLASSNTSHPDHEIYRDYYVWVDGDKDVLPNNWVSEFNNASGWTWNDDRKQFYFHGFFPEQPDLNLRNPDVRNEIKDILRFWLEKGVDGFRCDAVAFMFEAEHLRDNPVPDPSQNVTKDNIYPDYTQNYQGVHDIIAEWRALLDEYSTEPGVYRFMEIEVYADIQTTMRYYGTQFVREGDFPMNFELIKADPATDWTAAKMKGNILSWMENMPEGKWANWVMSNHDNSRLPSRVGNNLARCAALMIMTLPGTPGLYYGDEIGMEDNDIPDMKDFRDPERTPMQWSNTKNAGFCGNCTPWLPVNENYKTGITVEDQLGTKNSMLEMYKQLISLRTDIVYQRGYLCVLEVIENTLIFVRDLPGLGPKMVLINFDSGAGTTSFNLKSTYADLSAEGKVEFSTDIGNPDEMDFSNVVLKAGTGVIVRFSTNKPFHSSDSCFINLKVCYNRGLGIVQTC from the exons ATGGATAACAGTGGTTATGTAGGTGAATCCGGAGTTACTTCGTTTTCGTTGCCATCTCCTGATGATCATAGTGGAAATGTTCCGCCTTCGTCAGCTCATGAAGATCTCGAGGATGttaaagtcaaaattgatagcagTAGATCTTCAAGTCTGTCCGCCAGCACTCTGGACAGCGACGGTCCATATGCAG gaATGCCCAAAGAAGTTTTGTTGCAGTACTCTCGTCAAGCGAAGTTCGTTTGGGCCCGCAACATCTTGACCGCCCTCGTTCTTTTGACAATTTTGACGTTGATAGCATTGGTGATAGCAGTAGTTGTTATATCGCCTCCTTGTCTTGAATTCTGGCAAACAAGTCCAATTTACCAAATATATCCGAAATCCTATCTAGATGCGGATGGTAATGATGGCTATGGCGACCTAAAAG GCATCATTGAAAAGCTCGACTATCTCAATGACGATCTGGGAGTGAAAGTTCTGTGGTTGAATCCCGTATACGCATCTCCTCAAGTTGACAATGGATACGACATAAGTGACTTTAGAGACATATACCCAGAATTTGGCACAATGGAGGATATGGACAATCTGATAATTGAAATGCATAACAGAG gaaTGAAGTTACTTATGGATTTTGTTCCAAATCATTCAAGTGACAAACATAAATGGTTTTTAGCTAGTTCGAACACCAGTCATCCAGACCATGAGATATATAGAGATTACTATGTTTGGGTTGACGGGGACAAGGATGTTCTTCCGAATAATTGG GTTAGTGAGTTCAACAATGCTTCAGGATGGACGTGGAATGACGATCGGAAACAATTCTATTTCCATGGATTTTTTCCTGAGCAGCCTGACCTGAATTTACGAAATCCAGATGTCAGAAATGAGATTAAG GATATCTTACGCTTCTGGTTGGAAAAAGGAGTCGATGGATTCCGCTGTGATGCGGTAGCTTTTATGTTTGAAGCAGAGCATTTACGAGACAACCCTGTACCCGACCCAAGTCAGAAC GTAACAAAGGACAATATATACCCCGATTACACGCAGAATTATCAAGGTGTTCATGATATTATTGCCGAGTGGAGAGCGCTTTTGGATGAATACAGCACTGAGCCTGGTGTATACCG ATTTATGGAAATTGAAGTTTATGCTGACATCCAAACGACTATGAGATACTATGGCACGCAATTCGTAAGAGAAGGAGATTTCCCAATGAATTTCGAGCTGATAAAGGCTGATCCTGCAACGGATTGGACTGCTGCTAAAATGAAAGGCAATATTTTGTCATGGATGGAAAATATGCCGGAAGGGAAATGGGCCAACTGGGTG ATGAGCAACCATGACAATTCTCGACTGCCAAGTAGAGTTGGAAATAATCTAGCACGGTGTGCAGCGCTCATGATCATGACATTACCGGGTACACCTGGATTGTACTACGGAGACGAAATAGGAATGGAAGATAACGACATACCAGATATGAAG gaTTTTCGTGATCCTGAAAGAACACCAATGCAATGGTCGAATACCAAAAACGCTGGGTTTTGTGGGAACTGTACCCCGTGGCTACCGGTGAATGAAAACTACAAAACTGGTATTACAGTAGAG GATCAACTTGGAACGAAAAATTCAATGTTAGAAATGTATAAGCAGCTGATCTCACTCAGAACAGATATCGTCTATCAACGTGGATATTTGTGCGTCTTGGAAGTGATTGAAAACACTCTCAT ATTCGTTCGAGATCTGCCTGGACTGGGTCCTAAAATGGTTTTGATCAATTTTGACTCTGGTGCGGGAACGACTTCATTTAACCTGAAATCTACGTACGCTGATTTGTCGGCAGAAGGTAAAGTTGAATTTTCAACTGACATTGGAAACCCTGATGAAATGGATTTCTCGAATGTAGTTCTGAAGGCGGGTACGGGAGTAATAGTTCGTTTCAGCACAAATAAACCTTTTCATAGCAGCGACTCGTGTTTCATCAATTTGAAAGTCTGCTACAATAGAGGGCTTGGCATTGTTCAAACTTGCTAA
- the LOC120333130 gene encoding uncharacterized protein LOC120333130, translating into MSTAETGFYSEIPDNPSKSNALPANDSIYETPCVQQKKLEDTKDTTVRGGLIALAIFLAMVIGLVVFGLVIIIQLQGEMRIMKEQLEHQENQSFARLKSLEENASQIIYSNLDEQQIQINQSVEDISSLNIFYENLAMRVIQDSEEVNSKLTEVQISLIQSIDDISSVNRSQQQLMKLVIQDSEAFNSKFDEQQIQLNQCIDDVSSLNSSHQQFMKSVIQGSPKNCKTVNREYAKISNTTGGVFDIYPELGDNPVEVYCDLVTDGGGWIVFQRRMDGTEDFYRGWNDYVNGFGERDKEMWLGLEKIHQLTKDESFELRINLEDFNGTTSYANYRNFSIASASENYTLLVGEYNGTSGDSLAPHNSMRFSTKDSDNERWLSRSCAEELRGGWWYNDCQYSNLNGVYYQDGRNDTKSVNWFGFRKYQALKFTEMMFRKNE; encoded by the exons ATGTCTACAGCCGAAACGGGATTCTACTCTGAAATTCCAGATAATCCGAGTAAAAGTAACGCTTTGCCAGCGAATGACAGTATTTATGAAACGCCATGCGTTCAACAGAAAAAGCTTGAAG ATACTAAAGACACAACAGTAAGGGGAGGACTGATTGCTCTGGCAATATTTTTAGCAATGGTTATTGGACTTGTTGTTTTTGGTCTTGTGATTATCATACAG CTCCAGGGTGAGATGAGAATTATGAAAGAGCAACTGGAACATCAGGAAAACCAATCATTTGCTAGGTTGAAATCACTAGAAGAAAATG CCTCACAAATTATTTACTCAAACCTTGATGAACAGCAAATCCAAATAAACCAATCGGTTGAAGATATttcaagtttaaatattttttatgaaaatctgGCGATGAGAGTGATACAAG ACTCAGAGGAAGTTAATTCCAAACTTACTGAAGTGCAGATCAGTCTAATTCAATCTATTGACGATATATCGAGCGTGAATCGTTCTCAACAACAATTGATGAAATTAGTTATTCAAG ACTCAGAGGCATTCAACTCCAAATTTGATGAACAGCAGATCCAATTAAATCAATGTATTGACGATGTGTCAAGCCTGAATAGTTCCCACCAACAATTCATGAAATCAGTTATACAAG GTTCTCCGAAGAATTGTAAAACTGTAAATCGTGAATATGCGAAAATTAGTAACACCACCGGTGGAGTCTTTGATATATATCCGGAACTCGGAGACAACCCGGTCGAGGTTTACTGCGATCTTGTGACTGACGGAGGCGGATGGATC GTCTTTCAGAGACGAATGGATGGAACAGAAGATTTCTACAGAGGGTGGAACGACTATGTTAATGGATTTGGGGAAAGAGATAAAGAAATGTGGTTAG GCCTGGAAAAAATCCATCAACTAACCAAAGACGAAAGTTTCGAACTAAGGATAAATTTGGAAGATTTCAATGGAACCACTTCTTATGCAAATTACAG AAATTTCTCCATCGCATCTGCAAGCGAAAACTATACATTGTTAGTTGGAGAGTATAATGGAACATCCGGAGATTCACTAGCGCCTCATAATAGTATGCGGTTTTCTACAAAAGATTCTGATAATGAAAGGTGGTTATCGCGCAGCTGTGCGGAAGAGCTCAGAGGAGGTTGGTGGTACAATGATTGTCAATACTCAAATTTGAACGGCGTCTACTATCAAGATGGGAGGAACGATACTAAATCGGTTAATTGGTTTGGCTTCAGAAAATATCAAGCCCTGAAGTTTACAGAGATGATGTtcagaaaaaatgaataa
- the LOC120332763 gene encoding amino acid transporter heavy chain SLC3A1-like, which translates to MAENSGYVNDETQVTSFTNEKNTNGTEKKKDNAYENDEVGSGTDVQVDISEQNHTGPYAGMPKEVLLKYSRQKRFLWARHILTGMVILIIFILLALVITIIAISPPCLQFWQTSPIYHIYPKSFRSADDSNGNGDFKGVIEKLDYVQTDLGINVIAVSSVYESPQFDNGYDVSDFKNVDSIFGTMKDMESFIVEVHDRGMKIVVDFIPNHSSDMHEWFLASSNTTHPQHEKYKDYYVWVNGSSETDVPNNWRSEYGNESAWTWNQQRQQFYYHSFSSRQPDLNLRNEDVRNELKDILRFWLEKGIDGFRCLGVEYLFEAEHLRDNPVIDVTKPMSRENLYPDYTQNYKGSHDLVADWRELLDQYSTEPGVYRFLETQFEGDDSTSIRYYGTEQTREADFPMNSQFLKTSGKEWNGKNIRNKIMKWMSAMPEGKWPNWVLSNPESSRVASRTDVELTRCIGMMYMSLPGTAAVYYGDEIGMTDITLASSTEDRRNAARSPMQWTSGDNAGFCKKCTSWLPINDNYMNGINVENQTSQSLSLLAMYKKLISLRSDILFQRGYFCMLQTNTDVLVYVRELSGLTSMMILVNFGDTFGGGMNLPSFYSNLPSSGRVELYTSDDDNFKVGNTISFENLNLPPKSGVIVSYNEHFMFNERSDMIGSCFINSKVCYNTALQVVQTC; encoded by the exons aTGGCGGAGAACTCTGGTTACGTGAACGATGAAACACAAGTTACGTCTTTCACTAATGAGAAAAACACTAACGGCACGGAAAAGAAAAAAGACAATGCTTACGAAAATGACGAGGTTGGAAGTGGAACTGACGTTCAAGTGGACATCTCAGAACAAAACCACACTGGTCCTTATGctg gAATGCCAAAAGAAGTTCTTTTGAAATACTCGCGGCAAAAAAGATTTCTTTGGGCTCGACACATTTTAACAGGAATGGTCATTCTGATTATCTTCATCTTGCTGGCTTTGGTGATCACAATTATCGCCATATCGCCCCCGTGTTTACAGTTTTGGCAAACAAGTCCGATTTATCACATCTACCCCAAGTCATTCAGAAGTGCTGATGACAGTAACGGCAATGGAGATTTTAAAG GTGTCATCGAAAAGTTGGATTATGTTCAAACTGATCTTGGCATAAATGTTATTGCTGTCAGTTCTGTTTACGAATCTCCCCAATTTGACAACGGATACGACGTTTCTGActtcaaaaatgttgattcaatTTTTGGAACAATGAAAGATATGGAAAGCTTCATCGTGGAAGTTCATGACAGAG GCATGAAAATTGTCGTGGATTTTATACCAAATCATTCAAGCGACATGCATGAATGGTTTCTTGCCAGCTCAAATACGACTCATCCACAACACGAAAAATATAAGGATTATTACGTTTGGGTAAACGGATCCAGTGAGACTGATGTGCCAAATAATTGG AGGAGTGAGTATGGCAATGAATCTGCTTGGACTTGGAATCAACAACGTCAGCAATTTTACTACCACAGTTTTTCTAGCAGACAACCCGATCTCAATTTAAGAAATGAGGACGTTAGAAACGAATTGAAG GACATTCTCCGATTTTGGTTAGAAAAGGGAATTGATGGTTTTCGTTGCCTTGGAGTAGAGTATTTGTTTGAAGCAGAACATCTACGAGATAATCCCGTTATTGACGTTACAAAGCCA atGTCTAGAGAAAATCTGTATCCAGATTACACGCAAAATTACAAAGGAAGTCATGATTTAGTTGCTGATTGGAGAGAACTGTTGGATCAATACAGCACTGAGCCAGGAGTCTACAG ATTTTTGGAAACCCAATTTGAAGGCGATGACTCCACTTCGATAAGGTATTATGGTACTGAACAAACAAGAGAAGCAGATTTTCCTATGAACAGTCAATTCCTCAAAACCAGTGGAAAGGAATGGAACGgcaaaaatattagaaataagATAATGAAATGGATGAGTGCTATGCCTGAAGGAAAGTGGCCAAACTGGGTG TTGAGCAATCCCGAAAGTTCACGAGTCGCATCAAGAACGGATGTTGAATTAACTCGATGTATTGGTATGATGTACATGAGTCTACCTGGAACTGCTGCTGTTTATTATGGAGATGAAATAGGAATGACTGATATAACTCTCGCATCATCAACAGAG GATCGTCGCAATGCTGCTCGTTCTCCGATGCAATGGACATCTGGTGACAACGCAGGGTTTTGCAAAAAATGTACATCATGGCTTCCAATTAATGACAATTATATGAATGGAATAAATGTTGAG AATCAAACAAGCCAATCTCTTTCCCTCTTGGCAATGTACAAGAAGTTAATTTCTCTAAGAAGTGACATCCTATTTCAAAGAGGATATTTCTGCATGCTACAAACGAACACTGATGTGCTGGT gtaTGTTAGAGAGCTTTCCGGCTTAACTTCAATGATGATTTTAGTAAATTTCGGCGATACATTCGGAGGTGGAATGAATCTTCCGTCTTTTTATTCTAATCTGCCATCTAGCGGACGAGTCGAGTTATACACCAGCGACGACGACAATTTCAAAGTTGGCAACACAATCTCGTTTGAAAACCTCAATTTGCCCCCAAAATCGGGAGTGATCGTGAGCTATAATGAGCATTTTATGTTCAACGAAAGATCAGATATGATTGGAAGTTGTTTTATCAATTCAAAGGTGTGCTACAACACGGCTCTTCAGGTTGTCCAGACATGTTAG